A genomic region of Nitrospirota bacterium contains the following coding sequences:
- a CDS encoding 4Fe-4S dicluster domain-containing protein, protein MPKYGMVIDLQKCVGCGACALACKTENNTQDRADGQTFNWADFIMKEEGTFPDAKFAAMPTLCNHCTDAPCVKACPVKPKAMFKTPDGITMHSDERCIGCQNCQRACPYSSPDAVKDKAVYSVLSFNVHGGTVHPFYKDTRELIPGCTSSGAEVSKAAGDMPPHRTLYKHPEYEDVRKSGITEKCIFCEHRVKKGELPYCVVSCPASARIFGDLSDPNSEPSKALKAHKAVQLKNNKGELLKAGEKGTHPNVYYIRSFSARK, encoded by the coding sequence ATGCCTAAATATGGAATGGTTATAGATCTGCAGAAATGTGTTGGCTGCGGCGCATGCGCCCTCGCCTGCAAGACCGAAAATAATACCCAGGACAGGGCAGATGGACAGACCTTCAACTGGGCCGACTTCATCATGAAGGAAGAGGGTACGTTCCCTGACGCAAAATTTGCTGCAATGCCTACTCTCTGCAATCACTGCACCGATGCCCCGTGCGTAAAGGCTTGCCCGGTAAAGCCCAAGGCGATGTTCAAGACGCCTGACGGCATTACCATGCACAGTGATGAGCGGTGCATCGGCTGCCAGAACTGCCAGAGAGCATGCCCATATAGCTCTCCTGATGCGGTAAAGGATAAGGCTGTATACAGTGTTCTGAGCTTCAACGTCCATGGTGGCACAGTTCATCCGTTTTATAAGGATACCAGGGAGCTTATCCCTGGCTGCACCTCTTCGGGCGCTGAGGTATCCAAGGCTGCGGGAGATATGCCGCCGCACCGGACCCTCTACAAGCATCCCGAGTATGAGGATGTGAGAAAAAGCGGCATCACCGAGAAGTGCATCTTCTGCGAGCACAGGGTGAAGAAGGGCGAACTGCCTTACTGCGTTGTTTCATGTCCGGCGAGTGCCCGCATATTCGGAGACCTCTCTGATCCCAACAGCGAGCCAAGCAAGGCGCTGAAGGCCCACAAGGCCGTGCAGCTTAAAAACAATAAAGGCGAACTCTTAAAGGCCGGTGAGAAGGGTACTCATCCGAATGTCTACTACATCAGGAGCTTTTCGGCCAGAAAGTAA
- a CDS encoding molybdopterin-dependent oxidoreductase, with product MKIKRRDFLKASAVTGAALALSGPSLNAFAADKAAVKTKTIGGTDPGVWMPSTCQGCTAWCPVEFFVQKGRVVKVRGNQLSKANNGYCCPRGHLMLQQVYDPDRVKVPMKRTNPEKGRGIDPKFVPITWDEALDTVADKMMELRKANEPEKLMYMRGRYSSTSTDLLYGTLPKIFGTPNYFSHSAICAEAEKMGPGYTQGFFGYRDYDLAKTTCLVLWGTDPLSSNRQVPNTISKFGDIFDRGTVITVDPRLSASAAKANEWLPVKPGEDGALAAAIAHVIMTEGMWSKEFVGDFKDGKNLFKTGATVDEAAFVEKQTSGVVKWWNIELKDKTPAWAAKITLIPQEQIIRVARAMGKAGTRTSVWMGPGVAMTPRGTYAAMAVYALNGILGSIETEGGVMQSSSAPVEKFPEIKKQFIDELAEHHGHGKKIDGRGAKDMPAMMSAKPGSGVVTNNVANALLKDPGAIKVFLSTWSNFVFSATGAQRWEKVMAKMPFFVHMVTNASEMSQYADIVLPATFAPAEKLSIVGNMANLHGHISIQQPVIKPLWQAKAEEIEVMWLLAEKLKSKGFSNLHDYYASFEDPETKKKPANASEFAEIAAKISSQKVWDGKEKMKGDQIAGWEDFKKKGIYNSETYKYKKNWGKDNAETKKFEGKFKTETKKFEFYSETMKKALGEHAKKHNTTIDDILKVSGYEAQGELAFVPHYESPKRHGSDKEYPFTFIDYKSRLNREGRSQNTTWYHEFKKVDVGDVSWDDVAKINPIDARKLGIKNGDAIRLTSTNGSIATKALLWEGVRPGTVAKCYGQGHWAYGRVAAKDYAKAQPRGGNNNELLVDDYDRLSGATARNGGFTGVKIEKI from the coding sequence ATGAAGATTAAGAGAAGAGATTTTCTGAAAGCAAGTGCTGTAACCGGCGCAGCTTTGGCATTAAGTGGTCCGTCCCTCAATGCTTTTGCAGCGGACAAAGCGGCGGTGAAAACGAAGACAATCGGTGGGACGGATCCGGGCGTGTGGATGCCTTCTACCTGTCAGGGATGCACTGCCTGGTGTCCTGTGGAGTTTTTTGTGCAGAAGGGCCGGGTTGTCAAGGTGCGCGGCAACCAGCTCAGTAAGGCAAACAACGGTTACTGCTGCCCGCGTGGTCACCTGATGCTCCAGCAGGTATACGATCCTGACCGGGTCAAGGTCCCCATGAAGCGTACCAACCCCGAAAAGGGACGAGGAATAGATCCCAAGTTCGTGCCGATCACCTGGGACGAGGCCCTTGACACTGTTGCCGATAAGATGATGGAACTGCGCAAGGCCAATGAACCAGAAAAGTTGATGTATATGCGCGGCCGCTACTCATCTACCTCTACGGATCTGCTCTATGGTACACTGCCCAAGATCTTCGGTACTCCTAACTACTTCTCCCACAGTGCTATTTGCGCCGAAGCAGAGAAGATGGGACCTGGCTACACGCAGGGTTTCTTCGGGTACCGGGACTATGACCTGGCCAAGACCACCTGTCTGGTTCTCTGGGGAACAGATCCTCTCAGTTCGAACCGCCAGGTTCCCAATACCATTAGCAAGTTTGGCGATATTTTCGACAGAGGCACTGTTATCACTGTTGATCCACGCCTCTCCGCATCGGCAGCCAAGGCCAATGAATGGCTTCCTGTAAAGCCGGGCGAGGATGGCGCCCTTGCTGCCGCCATAGCTCATGTAATAATGACCGAAGGTATGTGGAGCAAAGAGTTCGTCGGCGATTTCAAAGATGGAAAGAATCTCTTCAAGACCGGTGCAACTGTTGACGAGGCTGCTTTTGTTGAGAAGCAGACCAGTGGCGTGGTGAAGTGGTGGAATATTGAACTGAAGGACAAGACGCCGGCTTGGGCAGCCAAAATCACCCTGATTCCGCAAGAGCAGATCATTCGTGTAGCCCGTGCCATGGGCAAGGCCGGAACCCGGACATCCGTATGGATGGGTCCTGGTGTGGCCATGACCCCACGCGGAACTTACGCTGCCATGGCAGTTTATGCCCTGAACGGTATTCTCGGCTCTATCGAGACGGAGGGGGGCGTTATGCAGAGTTCCAGCGCACCGGTCGAAAAATTCCCCGAAATCAAGAAGCAATTTATCGACGAACTGGCTGAGCATCATGGCCACGGCAAGAAGATAGATGGCCGGGGAGCCAAAGACATGCCTGCGATGATGAGCGCAAAACCGGGCAGCGGTGTGGTCACCAATAACGTGGCCAATGCCCTGTTAAAAGATCCGGGTGCTATCAAGGTATTTCTTAGCACATGGAGCAACTTTGTTTTTTCAGCTACCGGTGCTCAGCGCTGGGAAAAGGTCATGGCAAAAATGCCGTTTTTCGTACACATGGTTACCAATGCCTCGGAGATGTCCCAGTATGCAGACATTGTCCTTCCGGCCACCTTTGCCCCTGCAGAGAAACTCTCCATCGTCGGGAACATGGCCAATCTGCACGGCCATATTTCAATCCAGCAGCCGGTGATCAAGCCGCTCTGGCAGGCCAAAGCCGAGGAGATTGAGGTGATGTGGTTATTGGCAGAGAAACTGAAGTCCAAGGGTTTTTCCAACCTGCATGACTACTATGCATCGTTTGAAGACCCGGAAACCAAGAAGAAACCGGCCAATGCCTCCGAGTTCGCTGAAATTGCCGCAAAAATATCCAGCCAGAAGGTCTGGGACGGCAAAGAGAAGATGAAGGGTGACCAGATTGCCGGCTGGGAGGATTTCAAGAAGAAGGGTATATACAACTCAGAGACCTATAAATACAAGAAGAACTGGGGCAAGGATAATGCCGAGACCAAGAAGTTCGAAGGCAAGTTCAAGACCGAGACCAAGAAGTTCGAGTTCTACAGTGAGACCATGAAAAAGGCCCTTGGCGAGCATGCCAAGAAGCATAACACTACCATCGATGACATCCTCAAGGTCAGCGGTTACGAGGCCCAGGGAGAATTGGCCTTTGTGCCGCACTACGAGTCGCCCAAGCGTCATGGCAGCGACAAGGAATATCCGTTTACCTTTATCGACTACAAATCGAGGCTCAACCGGGAGGGCAGAAGTCAGAACACGACTTGGTATCATGAGTTCAAAAAGGTTGACGTGGGAGACGTCAGCTGGGACGATGTAGCCAAGATCAATCCGATCGATGCCAGGAAGCTCGGGATCAAGAATGGTGATGCTATCCGCCTAACTTCCACAAACGGCTCTATCGCTACGAAGGCATTGCTGTGGGAAGGGGTGCGGCCGGGTACGGTCGCAAAGTGTTACGGTCAGGGCCACTGGGCCTATGGACGCGTAGCTGCCAAGGATTATGCCAAGGCGCAGCCGCGCGGCGGAAACAATAATGAACTGCTCGTCGATGACTACGACCGTTTGAGCGGCGCCACTGCGCGCAACGGCGGGTTCACCGGCGTAAAGATTGAAAAGATATAA
- a CDS encoding twin-arginine translocase TatA/TatE family subunit, with protein sequence MFGLGLPEMGIVLAIAVLFLGPSKLPQLGKSIGGAISNFRSSVAGKGEAELNDNKELK encoded by the coding sequence ATGTTTGGATTAGGTCTGCCGGAGATGGGGATTGTGCTTGCTATCGCTGTATTGTTTCTCGGTCCTTCAAAGCTCCCCCAGCTCGGTAAAAGTATCGGTGGAGCGATCAGCAATTTCAGGTCGTCTGTTGCAGGCAAGGGGGAGGCTGAGTTAAACGATAATAAAGAGCTGAAGTAA
- the phnD gene encoding phosphate/phosphite/phosphonate ABC transporter substrate-binding protein, translating to MKQRVMAVLIFTAVLTLSVSAYAEDVIRIGVAAMISPRETAKYYTDMVMYVGQKIGKKVEIVQKENYAEMDNLLEKREVNVAFLCAGPYVNNHEKFGAELLVAPQSYGKPFYHAYIIAHKDSPIKSLDGLKGKKFAFTDPKSNTGKLVPTYMVAKKFNETPETFFSSIIYSKSHDKSVEMVAKKLADGASIDSLIYDYAVKKNPTYTQLTKIIEKSPPYGIPPVVVNRGLESKLREALKNAFLNMHNDPKGKAILAGIMVDKFIVPKDSDYNSVREMEKFLSRAQK from the coding sequence ATGAAACAGAGGGTTATGGCAGTTCTGATCTTTACGGCAGTCTTGACGCTTTCCGTTTCGGCTTATGCGGAAGACGTAATCAGGATCGGTGTAGCGGCGATGATATCTCCCAGGGAGACGGCCAAATATTACACTGATATGGTCATGTACGTCGGGCAAAAGATCGGCAAGAAGGTCGAAATCGTCCAGAAGGAAAATTATGCTGAAATGGACAATCTGCTCGAAAAAAGGGAAGTGAATGTCGCCTTTCTTTGCGCAGGTCCATATGTTAACAATCACGAAAAGTTCGGTGCTGAACTTCTGGTCGCTCCCCAGTCCTACGGCAAACCCTTCTACCATGCATACATCATTGCCCATAAAGACAGCCCGATCAAGTCGCTCGACGGGCTGAAAGGAAAGAAATTCGCCTTCACTGACCCTAAATCAAACACGGGAAAACTCGTTCCGACCTACATGGTTGCAAAAAAATTCAACGAAACCCCTGAAACGTTCTTCTCGAGCATTATCTATTCAAAGTCCCACGATAAATCCGTCGAGATGGTAGCGAAGAAACTTGCGGACGGAGCCAGTATCGACAGTCTGATCTATGATTACGCAGTGAAGAAAAATCCGACCTACACGCAGCTGACAAAGATTATTGAAAAGTCGCCTCCCTACGGTATTCCTCCTGTTGTTGTGAATAGGGGCCTGGAATCAAAGCTCAGAGAAGCACTGAAAAACGCTTTCCTGAATATGCATAATGACCCCAAAGGTAAGGCCATCCTTGCCGGAATAATGGTGGACAAGTTTATTGTGCCGAAAGACTCCGATTATAATTCGGTCAGGGAGATGGAAAAATTTCTCTCCAGAGCGCAGAAGTAA
- a CDS encoding HD domain-containing protein: protein MNLRRSLGNLSIKWKLSLLLAVPLALAGSAVTVYIAYTLQSSLKKEMVMRAEVLGTAIAERAAEPLLLNDVITVDEIMRDCIKRPWVAYCAVKDRGGRVLAGSFEGPPPQGLLQGSRGNRIHVPEYGELWEFSFPVMEGEAGYLFIGLPWSPVRETIVYHIRNSIGIGVVLSLVFIGLSYAVSGRFLAPIVKLTSMTRRVAMGKTGDVIPAQGPACSELMKCEKNDCECFGDHTIPCWLRSGTLCLGEPSGVYAEKISNCRQCQVYRQYHGDEVSEMIYHFNLMSLSLKKSEQDNERHIREIESLNQSLKKSNIKLGMLLEASHLTSSTLELEQILSLSMKIILNVTNLRVGIILLLEKDPDKKCYEYFECNAYDCPAYKSTTACWRLSGTLCHGAGQVRSHISPAEEDCASVCLQNWPGDVREKISVCSRCNFFANEILIPKMTEGLNGDPEIGKRMKNNAGAVHKALFTGCTIVLNSSENPFGLPMETATEIAMPLGMKEQIFGVIYLASDGEFHYTNEDIDFFQTLAETVSAGIVNSRIYEDVETSYLQTVTALSNAVEAKDEYTRGHSERVAEFSDRIAEACNLSRQEKEYMRFAAVLHDVGKIGIGRELLHKQCRLNGGEEAEIRTHPEKGVRILEPVHFLRPVISAIRHHHERFDGGGYPDGLRGKEIPLKARILSIADAWDAMLSTRPYRKALSFEEARDELFRCAGSHFDPELVNAFITAMGTDCGDCCVVTRPPLTLKASNS from the coding sequence ATGAATCTCCGGAGGTCTTTAGGTAATCTGAGTATAAAATGGAAACTCTCCCTGCTCCTCGCTGTTCCCTTGGCGCTGGCAGGAAGCGCGGTAACGGTTTACATTGCGTACACTCTTCAGAGTTCCCTGAAAAAAGAGATGGTAATGAGGGCCGAAGTGCTCGGCACTGCGATTGCCGAAAGAGCGGCTGAACCGTTGCTTCTCAATGATGTCATCACGGTGGACGAGATCATGAGGGATTGCATAAAGAGACCTTGGGTTGCTTACTGTGCGGTAAAGGACCGGGGAGGGAGAGTCCTTGCCGGCAGCTTTGAAGGCCCTCCTCCCCAGGGGCTCCTCCAGGGCAGCAGGGGAAATCGCATACATGTACCTGAATACGGCGAGTTATGGGAATTCAGCTTCCCGGTCATGGAAGGTGAAGCCGGTTACCTGTTTATCGGACTTCCGTGGTCTCCGGTCAGGGAGACGATTGTATACCATATCAGGAATTCCATTGGCATTGGAGTTGTGCTTTCCCTTGTGTTCATCGGCCTGTCCTATGCCGTCTCAGGAAGGTTCCTTGCCCCCATCGTGAAACTTACATCCATGACAAGGAGAGTGGCGATGGGGAAGACCGGAGATGTGATCCCGGCCCAGGGTCCTGCCTGCAGTGAGCTCATGAAGTGTGAAAAGAACGACTGCGAATGTTTTGGAGATCACACCATACCCTGTTGGCTTCGCTCAGGGACATTGTGCCTCGGAGAGCCGTCAGGGGTATATGCAGAAAAAATAAGCAATTGCCGGCAATGTCAGGTTTACAGGCAGTATCACGGCGATGAAGTCTCAGAGATGATCTACCACTTCAACCTTATGAGTCTGTCGCTGAAAAAAAGCGAGCAGGATAATGAAAGACATATCAGGGAAATAGAGTCGTTGAACCAAAGCCTCAAAAAGAGCAATATAAAGCTCGGGATGCTGCTTGAGGCCTCCCATCTCACATCCTCAACCCTGGAACTGGAACAGATACTCTCCCTCTCCATGAAGATCATACTTAATGTCACCAACCTCAGAGTTGGCATTATACTCCTCCTGGAGAAAGATCCCGACAAAAAATGCTATGAGTATTTTGAGTGCAATGCCTATGACTGCCCAGCCTATAAGTCCACCACTGCCTGCTGGAGATTATCAGGAACACTCTGCCACGGAGCGGGCCAGGTGCGCAGTCATATCTCCCCGGCAGAGGAAGACTGCGCTTCGGTCTGTCTTCAAAACTGGCCCGGCGATGTCCGTGAGAAGATAAGCGTCTGCAGCCGCTGCAATTTCTTTGCGAATGAAATCCTGATCCCGAAGATGACAGAGGGACTAAATGGCGACCCTGAAATCGGTAAAAGAATGAAGAACAATGCCGGTGCCGTTCACAAGGCCCTGTTCACAGGCTGCACAATCGTGCTGAATTCCAGCGAAAATCCCTTTGGCCTTCCCATGGAGACTGCAACAGAAATCGCCATGCCCCTGGGCATGAAGGAGCAGATCTTCGGCGTAATATACCTGGCCTCGGACGGAGAGTTCCACTATACCAATGAAGACATAGACTTTTTCCAGACCCTTGCAGAGACGGTCTCTGCCGGAATTGTAAACAGCAGGATCTATGAAGATGTCGAAACCTCCTATCTTCAGACGGTAACGGCCCTCTCAAATGCGGTGGAGGCAAAAGACGAATATACCAGAGGGCATAGCGAACGGGTGGCTGAATTCAGCGATCGGATCGCCGAGGCATGCAATCTCAGCCGCCAGGAAAAGGAGTATATGCGTTTCGCAGCTGTCCTGCACGATGTTGGAAAGATCGGCATAGGAAGGGAACTCCTCCATAAACAATGCAGACTGAATGGTGGTGAGGAAGCCGAGATAAGGACTCATCCGGAAAAAGGCGTCAGGATACTTGAGCCCGTCCATTTTCTCAGACCTGTCATTTCTGCAATACGACATCATCATGAGCGGTTTGACGGAGGCGGATATCCAGATGGTCTCAGGGGAAAAGAGATACCCCTCAAGGCAAGGATATTGAGCATAGCTGATGCGTGGGACGCCATGCTCTCAACGAGGCCCTACCGCAAGGCACTTTCATTTGAGGAGGCCAGGGACGAACTCTTCCGGTGCGCAGGCAGCCACTTTGACCCGGAGTTGGTGAATGCATTTATAACGGCTATGGGAACAGACTGCGGCGACTGCTGCGTAGTGACCCGGCCGCCATTAACGTTGAAGGCGAGCAATAGTTAA
- a CDS encoding PhnD/SsuA/transferrin family substrate-binding protein — protein MTLFRAIHVRLLVIIALFFMAPSIHATEGQLKIGLGSRITPGENIKVYRDLVSYLSKKTGWKIDLVQTTSYAAMNKSLETGKVDVAFICTGAFQKGLAQGWAEALAVPVFKGGPVYFAYLIARPDIRATDLIDLQGRSFAFTDQLSLTGFILPEELLRGKGFTHKTFFSKTLFTRSHDRSIMAVARGLADAASVDGVVFDAYMKGRPELRSRLSLVKKYGPFPAPPLAASKTTDREIKGVIQRLFLDMGGDREGRAILEELGVESFEAPAKDLYRKKLR, from the coding sequence ATGACACTGTTCAGAGCAATACATGTGAGACTGCTTGTAATCATTGCCCTATTCTTTATGGCCCCATCAATCCATGCTACGGAAGGCCAACTGAAGATCGGCCTTGGCTCGCGGATAACGCCAGGGGAAAACATAAAAGTATATCGTGATCTGGTCTCTTATCTCTCGAAGAAGACGGGATGGAAGATCGATCTGGTACAAACGACAAGCTATGCCGCCATGAACAAATCCCTGGAGACCGGAAAGGTTGATGTCGCGTTTATATGCACAGGGGCTTTTCAAAAGGGTTTGGCGCAGGGATGGGCCGAGGCCCTCGCGGTGCCGGTATTCAAGGGAGGCCCTGTCTATTTTGCCTATCTCATCGCCCGACCTGATATAAGGGCAACTGACCTCATTGACCTGCAGGGGAGGTCCTTTGCTTTTACGGACCAGCTTTCCCTGACAGGGTTTATTCTGCCTGAAGAGCTGCTCAGGGGAAAAGGGTTTACCCATAAGACGTTCTTCTCAAAAACATTGTTTACCCGTTCCCATGACCGTTCCATCATGGCTGTGGCTCGGGGGTTGGCTGATGCAGCCTCGGTTGACGGAGTTGTCTTTGACGCATACATGAAAGGACGTCCTGAACTGCGTTCGCGCCTCTCACTTGTAAAGAAATACGGACCATTTCCTGCTCCACCGCTTGCAGCCTCAAAAACAACAGACAGGGAGATAAAGGGCGTGATACAGAGACTCTTTCTGGATATGGGCGGGGACAGGGAAGGCAGGGCCATTCTGGAGGAACTCGGAGTCGAGTCTTTTGAGGCGCCGGCAAAGGATTTATACAGGAAGAAGCTGAGATGA
- a CDS encoding sigma-54-dependent Fis family transcriptional regulator, with the protein MKETILLIEDEKIMRVTLEDALKGAGYEVISFETGGPALQDIKGHSCDVVVTDVRLPDIDGFDIVREIHQRSDTPVIVMTAYGTIKDAVEAMKLGAFDYITKPFSLDEFLLLVERALEIKKLKEENIRLRKDLGRCYGGPNIIGSSDVMKRVFSLIEKVSASDATVLILGESGTGKELVASTIHYQSSRKGRPLIKVNCAALPEGLIESELFGHEKGAFTGAVKRKSGRFELADRGTIFLDEIGDLPLQAQSKLLRVLQEKTVERVGGTGSITVDVRLIAATNKNLDEEVRAGRFREDLFYRLNVIPVIIPPLRERRNDIPALMEFFMDKFRSRLSKKVRFSKEAVDTLLAYDYPGNVRELENIIERCVTLSTDEVISKNELPPLMRADESMKSDRLSLSDVAADAEKEHIKRVLQTTQGNKTKAAELLGVSRKTLWEKAKSYGIE; encoded by the coding sequence ATGAAAGAAACTATTCTGCTTATAGAAGATGAAAAGATCATGCGCGTCACCCTTGAAGATGCACTCAAGGGTGCCGGCTATGAAGTCATTTCTTTCGAAACAGGAGGCCCGGCCCTACAGGACATAAAGGGTCATTCCTGTGATGTCGTTGTGACTGACGTCAGGCTCCCTGACATAGACGGTTTTGATATTGTCAGGGAAATACATCAGCGGAGTGATACGCCGGTAATCGTAATGACTGCCTATGGCACGATCAAGGACGCCGTTGAAGCGATGAAGCTCGGCGCCTTTGACTATATCACCAAGCCCTTTAGCCTCGATGAATTTCTTCTGCTCGTTGAGCGCGCCCTCGAAATTAAGAAGCTCAAGGAAGAGAACATCAGACTCAGAAAAGATCTCGGCAGATGCTACGGCGGCCCTAATATCATAGGCAGCAGCGACGTGATGAAAAGGGTCTTCTCCCTTATCGAAAAAGTCTCTGCGTCGGATGCGACTGTCCTCATCCTTGGCGAAAGCGGAACAGGCAAGGAGCTTGTTGCCTCGACGATCCACTACCAGAGCAGCAGAAAGGGCAGGCCTCTTATCAAGGTGAACTGCGCTGCCCTTCCTGAGGGCCTTATCGAGAGCGAACTCTTCGGACATGAGAAAGGGGCGTTTACCGGCGCGGTAAAAAGAAAGTCAGGCCGGTTCGAACTTGCCGACCGCGGGACCATATTCCTCGATGAGATCGGTGATTTGCCATTGCAGGCACAATCGAAGCTCCTCCGTGTTCTGCAGGAGAAGACGGTCGAGCGGGTGGGCGGCACCGGGAGCATAACAGTTGATGTGAGACTCATTGCGGCGACGAATAAGAATCTCGATGAGGAAGTGAGGGCAGGTCGTTTCAGAGAGGATCTGTTTTATCGTTTGAACGTAATCCCCGTCATTATCCCTCCGCTCAGGGAAAGAAGAAATGATATCCCCGCTCTTATGGAATTTTTTATGGATAAATTCCGGTCCAGGTTATCGAAGAAGGTCCGGTTTTCGAAAGAGGCGGTTGATACCCTCCTGGCGTATGATTATCCGGGCAACGTCAGGGAGCTTGAAAATATCATTGAACGATGCGTTACGCTTTCGACCGATGAAGTTATCAGCAAAAATGAGCTTCCTCCTCTAATGCGTGCAGATGAGTCAATGAAATCAGACAGGTTGTCTCTTTCGGACGTGGCGGCGGATGCAGAGAAGGAGCATATCAAACGGGTTCTTCAGACAACGCAAGGCAACAAGACAAAGGCTGCGGAACTTCTCGGTGTCAGCAGAAAGACCCTTTGGGAAAAGGCCAAGTCATACGGAATAGAATAG
- a CDS encoding HAMP domain-containing protein encodes MNTLLHLFSSLGLQSKFILLTTSSIIVVMSIVGYAAVQRERSLLYASVEKEGRLLGETLAIPIINDLIYERLGLVEEGGLLDNYILEIFQRKDIDLLFIAILDDEGRVISHNDISQYGKVYEYSTRLAERAFVSDSTVVQRYGVKDHDVLDFGVPLSIGKKRWGTLAFGVSLETADHEIISTIRKVIALTITLVIAGFAIILFLSRRFISPITQLANTMERASGEYLDLKVEVKGHDELAVLGERFNSMIERIRQANEELKKTHEKLVQSEKLASVGILAAGVAHEINNPLGGIFNCLQMLRQSGDNPELKVKYLDLVNEGLDKIENTVSKLLWMSRKAEHAPVDLNIRDSVGKVYSLLEYKLKKRKITFRNEIPEDLQFIFDVHDFQQLLLNLFINANHAMREGGTLEVRGHKDDSAVYLEVADTGCGIAPENIGRIFDPFFSTKPVGEGTGLGLWLTYEIIRNYNGEISVESDEGKGSRFIMRFPTVLES; translated from the coding sequence ATGAACACGCTTCTGCATTTATTTTCCTCACTGGGGCTTCAATCCAAATTTATCCTGCTCACTACGAGCTCTATTATCGTGGTCATGAGCATTGTCGGCTATGCGGCGGTGCAGAGGGAGAGGAGCCTTCTCTACGCCTCTGTCGAAAAAGAAGGGCGGTTGCTCGGCGAAACCCTTGCGATACCGATCATCAATGATCTGATCTATGAGAGGCTCGGTCTTGTGGAGGAGGGAGGGCTGCTTGATAACTATATCCTGGAGATCTTTCAAAGAAAGGATATAGACCTGCTCTTCATAGCGATCCTGGACGACGAAGGCAGGGTAATATCTCACAATGATATTAGCCAATACGGCAAGGTTTATGAATATTCCACCCGGTTGGCGGAACGTGCCTTTGTCTCAGACAGCACAGTCGTGCAGCGTTATGGGGTGAAGGATCACGATGTCCTTGATTTCGGCGTTCCTCTTTCCATAGGCAAGAAAAGGTGGGGTACCCTTGCGTTTGGGGTCTCCCTTGAGACGGCCGACCATGAGATCATCTCCACAATAAGAAAGGTCATTGCCCTTACGATAACGCTTGTTATTGCAGGTTTTGCGATTATCCTGTTTTTGAGCAGGCGTTTTATCAGCCCCATAACCCAACTTGCAAATACCATGGAAAGAGCAAGCGGAGAATATCTGGACCTCAAGGTCGAGGTAAAGGGGCACGATGAGCTTGCTGTCCTGGGAGAGAGGTTTAACAGCATGATCGAGAGGATCAGGCAGGCGAATGAGGAACTGAAGAAGACCCATGAGAAGCTTGTCCAGTCCGAGAAGCTTGCCTCGGTCGGTATTCTTGCTGCCGGCGTTGCCCATGAGATCAACAACCCCCTCGGAGGAATATTCAATTGTCTCCAGATGCTCAGGCAGAGCGGCGATAACCCTGAACTGAAGGTGAAGTATCTTGACCTTGTAAACGAAGGACTGGACAAGATAGAAAATACCGTCAGCAAGCTCTTATGGATGTCGCGGAAGGCCGAACATGCACCCGTCGACCTGAATATCAGGGACTCTGTAGGGAAAGTATATTCCCTGCTTGAATACAAGCTGAAGAAGAGAAAGATTACATTCAGGAATGAAATCCCGGAGGACCTGCAGTTTATATTTGACGTGCACGATTTCCAGCAGCTCCTGCTGAATCTGTTTATCAATGCCAATCATGCCATGAGGGAAGGCGGTACCCTTGAGGTCAGAGGACATAAAGACGACTCGGCGGTATACCTTGAGGTTGCCGACACCGGCTGCGGCATTGCACCGGAAAATATCGGCAGAATCTTTGATCCCTTTTTTTCGACCAAGCCTGTCGGAGAAGGGACTGGTCTTGGGTTATGGTTGACCTATGAGATAATCAGGAACTACAATGGTGAAATTTCCGTGGAAAGTGATGAGGGTAAAGGCAGCAGATTCATCATGCGGTTCCCCACGGTCCTGGAATCATGA